Proteins encoded by one window of Cheilinus undulatus linkage group 13, ASM1832078v1, whole genome shotgun sequence:
- the LOC121520256 gene encoding immunoglobulin lambda-1 light chain-like codes for MILLSAVALCCVCSALVTTAAKLQQPPLSLTRNVGEEVSISCEGFSECYDNRVLWLQKTGTKTTRVILQIDRGDGAISKSSYNHPQKNDFTAVRKQNSVDLQIQRVKLSHSASYYCACYKRVTHRKWSEVFVTEFFTVGVWNYDSYYLIFGSGTRLFVSANPVVQPEVSIYPAASRSPLEEKRLLCVSSAMFPPLVRFSWRRRQKKSGRSENLPSSDERQLRESGCTASILAVDQRESDSYEYSCSVQHEGGEKVKTLAPTEFPTSLEPPTSPPTSPPTSPPTSPPTSSPPSPSPSLSPAPPSPSLPPSPSPSVSPSVSVYKLRLLLLLYTLLIVKSLVYCCGLFLMTVLRNKRPSTDCRQAG; via the exons ATGATTCTCCTGTCAGCTGTGGCTCTGTGCTGTGTGTGCTCAG CTCTGGTTACCACGGCAGCAAAGCTCCAACAGCCCCCTTTATCACTGACCAGGAACGTTGGAGAAGAAGTCTCCATCAGCTGTGAAGGCTTCAGCGAGTGTTATGACAATCGTGTGCTCTGGCTCCagaaaacaggcacaaaaacaaCCAGAGTGATTCTGCAGATTGATAGAGGGGATGGTGCCATAAGTAAAAGTTCTTATAATCATCCTCAGAAAAATGATTTCACAGCTGTGAGGAAACAAAACAGTGTTGACCTGCAGATCCAGAGGGTTAAACTCTCTCATTCAGCCTCCTACTACTGCGCCTGTTATAAACGAGTCACCCACA GAAAATG GAGCGAGGTTTTTGTCACGGAGTTTTTCACTGTGGGAGTATGGAACTACGACAGCTACTACCTGATCTTTGGCTCAGGAACCAGACTGTTTGTTTCTG CCAATCCGGTGGTTCAGCCTGAGGTGAGCATCTACCCTGCAGCATCCAGATCCCCACTGGAGGAGAAGCGCTTGCTGTGCGTGTCCTCGGCCATGTTTCCTCCTCTGGTCAGGTTCTCCTGGAGGAGACGACAAAAGAAGAGCGGACGTTCAGAGAACCTGCCCTCTTCTGATGAACGGCAGCTCAGAGAGTCTGGATGTACGGCCTCCATCTTAGCGGTGGATCAGAGAGAGAGCGACTCGTATGAATACAGCTGCTCCGTGCAGCACGAGGGAGGGGAAAAAGTGAAGACTCTGGCTCCAACAG AATTTCCAACGTCTCTAGAACCTCCAACATCTCCTCCAACATCTCCTCCAACATCTCCTCCAACATCTCCTCCAACATCCTCTCCTCCGTCACCTTCACCATCACTTTCACCAGCTCCTCCATCTCCATCACTTCCTCCATCCCCGTCTCCGTCTGTGTCTCCGTCTGTGTCTGTGTACAAGCTGAGGCTGCTCCTGCTGCTCTACACGCTGCTGATAGTGAAGAGTCTGGTCTACTGCTGTGGACTCTTCCTGATGACCGTCCTCAGGAACAAGAGACCGTCCACAGACTGCAGACAGGCTGGGTGA